In one Staphylococcus lutrae genomic region, the following are encoded:
- the coaD gene encoding pantetheine-phosphate adenylyltransferase: MVNTKAVIPGSFDPITKGHLDIIERSADRFDELHVCVLRNSSKNGTFTVDERLDMIERSVKHLSNVYVHSFSGLLVNFCDEIGATTIIRGLRAVSDFEYELRITSMNKKLNDKVETLYMMSSMDYSFISSSVVKEVAQYDADISEFVPKHVEEALLKKFKRKS, from the coding sequence ATGGTTAATACAAAAGCTGTGATACCCGGAAGTTTTGACCCGATTACAAAAGGACATTTGGACATTATTGAAAGAAGTGCGGATCGTTTTGATGAATTGCATGTGTGCGTCCTGCGCAACAGTAGTAAAAATGGGACGTTTACAGTTGATGAACGTCTGGATATGATTGAACGTTCTGTAAAGCATTTATCAAATGTTTATGTCCATTCCTTTAGTGGTCTGCTTGTTAATTTTTGTGATGAAATCGGCGCAACGACCATTATTCGTGGATTGAGAGCAGTAAGTGACTTTGAATATGAATTGAGAATTACATCAATGAATAAGAAATTAAATGACAAAGTAGAGACATTATATATGATGAGTTCGATGGATTATTCATTTATTAGTTCAAGTGTAGTCAAAGAAGTCGCACAATATGACGCAGATATTTCAGAGTTTGTACCTAAGCATGTTGAAGAAGCATTGTTAAAAAAATTCAAACGGAAATCGTAA
- the rpmF gene encoding 50S ribosomal protein L32 has product MAVPKRRTSKTRKNKRRTHFKLAVPGMQECPNCGELKLSHRVCPNCGSYKGEEVVSK; this is encoded by the coding sequence ATGGCAGTACCAAAAAGAAGAACTTCTAAAACAAGAAAAAACAAACGTCGTACACATTTTAAATTAGCAGTACCAGGTATGCAAGAATGCCCGAACTGTGGTGAATTAAAATTATCTCACCGTGTATGTCCAAACTGTGGTTCGTACAAAGGTGAAGAAGTCGTTTCTAAATAA
- the rsmD gene encoding 16S rRNA (guanine(966)-N(2))-methyltransferase RsmD — translation MRVIAGKHKSKPLETLEGRHTRPTMDKVKEGIFNSLHTVEGLGLDLFAGSGSLGIEAISRGMDKVIFVDQNIRAVKVIQQNLKKLGLMEQAEVYKNSAARALKALSKREIQFDVIFLDPPYDKGLIDEALKAIHQFDLLQQNGMIVCEFSHRESIDTSLFEEVKRYHYGLTDTCVLKKGESHG, via the coding sequence ATGCGTGTCATTGCGGGAAAACACAAAAGTAAGCCATTAGAAACATTGGAGGGACGTCACACGCGTCCTACAATGGATAAAGTCAAGGAAGGTATCTTTAATAGTTTACATACTGTTGAAGGACTCGGTTTAGATTTATTTGCGGGTAGCGGGAGCTTAGGTATCGAAGCGATTTCGCGTGGTATGGATAAGGTCATTTTTGTCGATCAAAATATTCGTGCAGTGAAAGTGATTCAACAAAATTTAAAAAAATTAGGATTGATGGAACAAGCGGAAGTGTATAAAAACAGTGCGGCACGTGCGTTAAAAGCTTTGAGTAAACGAGAAATCCAATTTGATGTTATCTTTTTAGATCCCCCCTATGACAAAGGGCTCATCGATGAGGCACTTAAAGCGATCCATCAGTTTGATTTATTACAACAAAATGGTATGATCGTGTGTGAGTTTAGTCATCGTGAATCGATTGACACTTCACTTTTTGAAGAGGTTAAGCGATATCATTATGGTTTAACAGATACTTGTGTTTTGAAAAAAGGAGAAAGCCATGGTTAA
- a CDS encoding DUF7147 family protein, protein MQQSFIVLGHGLTDLYEFKTLIEYNHARIDRIVFFHTPKSEQQLTSVAMIMQPTAGRHFQAIYIMLDALRYPYPEHNRKYTLIQSFATPYNIEMVGIDVHAPDDYPELELYFNYLKGVLRLQHWIPALE, encoded by the coding sequence ATGCAACAATCTTTCATCGTTTTAGGACATGGATTAACAGATCTTTACGAATTTAAAACGCTCATCGAATACAACCATGCGCGTATTGATCGGATCGTCTTTTTCCACACACCAAAGTCTGAACAGCAATTGACATCGGTGGCCATGATTATGCAGCCCACAGCCGGTCGTCATTTTCAAGCGATTTATATCATGTTAGATGCGCTACGCTATCCATATCCAGAACACAATCGGAAGTATACGCTGATTCAATCTTTTGCGACACCTTACAATATCGAAATGGTTGGCATTGATGTCCATGCGCCAGACGATTATCCAGAACTTGAACTTTACTTTAATTACTTAAAAGGGGTACTGAGACTACAACATTGGATTCCTGCACTCGAATGA
- a CDS encoding YlbF family regulator, translating to MYDEQFMCVLDQTEALAVCIRQSALFDHYQKAKQSLVEDEEAQRLYGQFLKSKIRFDEVQRFGRYHPDYQKVMLTTRQCKRAYEMHHTVQAFKKSETALQQLLDEVVTIIANGVSEHIKIDAGAPLFEALTTGGGCAVGATCQCH from the coding sequence GTGTATGATGAGCAGTTTATGTGTGTGCTTGACCAAACAGAAGCTTTAGCTGTTTGCATTCGACAGTCAGCGTTGTTCGACCATTATCAAAAAGCGAAACAAAGCCTCGTTGAAGATGAAGAGGCACAACGATTATATGGTCAATTTTTAAAAAGTAAAATTCGATTTGATGAAGTGCAACGCTTTGGGCGTTATCATCCAGATTATCAGAAAGTGATGTTAACCACCCGACAATGTAAACGTGCCTATGAAATGCACCATACAGTCCAAGCGTTTAAAAAGAGTGAGACCGCGTTACAACAATTGCTTGATGAAGTTGTGACGATTATCGCAAATGGGGTTTCGGAGCATATTAAAATTGATGCAGGGGCCCCTTTATTCGAAGCATTGACGACTGGTGGCGGTTGTGCGGTGGGTGCAACGTGTCAATGTCACTAA
- a CDS encoding TrmH family RNA methyltransferase, which produces MESITSIQNPKIKNYNKLKKKRERDKQNRIIVEGFHLVEEAVRSDVKMTQLFLIDPQRVPAEWIEVAEEVYMITQKVAESLSGTVTPQGVFAVLEKPHVAVLDAKQVLVLDRIQDPGNLGTLIRTADAAGLDLVVLTKGTADVYQDKVLRASQGSVFHLPIQYIEEGVQWLASFDGPIYGTSLQHATTYHQVPSQQPTFALVLGNEGEGVANELLEQTTQNLRIPIYGQAESLNVAVAAGILMFYLKG; this is translated from the coding sequence ATGGAGTCGATTACATCCATACAAAATCCCAAAATAAAAAATTACAATAAGCTGAAGAAAAAAAGAGAGCGTGACAAACAAAACCGAATCATTGTTGAAGGATTTCACCTCGTAGAAGAAGCGGTACGAAGTGACGTTAAAATGACACAGTTGTTTTTAATAGATCCTCAACGTGTCCCTGCAGAATGGATTGAAGTTGCAGAAGAAGTTTATATGATTACACAAAAAGTGGCAGAGTCGTTATCTGGCACTGTCACACCTCAAGGTGTCTTCGCAGTACTTGAAAAACCTCATGTCGCGGTTTTGGATGCGAAACAAGTATTAGTTTTAGACCGTATTCAAGATCCAGGGAATTTAGGGACGTTAATCCGTACGGCAGATGCAGCAGGTTTAGATTTAGTTGTCTTGACCAAAGGAACAGCGGATGTTTATCAAGATAAAGTATTGCGTGCGAGTCAAGGGAGCGTATTTCACCTTCCTATTCAATATATAGAGGAAGGGGTTCAATGGTTGGCATCGTTTGACGGACCGATATATGGGACATCATTACAACATGCAACGACATATCACCAAGTCCCGAGTCAACAGCCGACATTTGCACTGGTACTCGGCAATGAAGGAGAAGGCGTGGCAAATGAATTATTAGAACAAACGACTCAAAATTTGCGAATTCCGATTTATGGACAAGCAGAAAGTTTAAATGTTGCAGTAGCTGCTGGTATTTTAATGTTTTACTTAAAAGGATAA
- a CDS encoding YlbG family protein: MDIIQRESLIIYLKHMKHERHIRKYGHIVYTNPKQKFVTMYVDQADVDEVVTRLMKLKYVTQILGSPYKHLKQVYSEEAHE; the protein is encoded by the coding sequence ATGGATATCATACAACGTGAAAGTCTTATCATTTATCTTAAACATATGAAGCATGAACGTCATATTCGAAAATATGGTCATATTGTTTATACGAATCCCAAACAAAAGTTTGTAACGATGTATGTTGATCAAGCTGATGTGGATGAAGTGGTCACACGCTTAATGAAACTAAAGTATGTGACACAAATCCTAGGATCGCCATATAAACATTTAAAGCAAGTGTATTCTGAAGAAGCTCATGAATAA
- the pheS gene encoding phenylalanine--tRNA ligase subunit alpha codes for MVQIKKEAINEIQNAENEKALQDVKVKYLGKKGLVTGLMKHMKDLPKDEKPAYGQRVNEVRQAIEAAMTERQVVLAEEQLNQQLSEETIDVTLPGRTVATGAPHPLTRTVEEIEDLFLGLGYEIVTGYEVEQDYYNFEALNLPKSHPARDMQDSFYITEDVLLRTHTSPVQARTMEQRSGQGPVKIICPGKVYRRDSDDATHSHQFTQIEGLVVDENIKMSDLKGTLELLAKSLFGVDREIRLRPSYFPFTEPSVEVDVSCFKCKGKGCNVCKHTGWIEILGAGMVHPNVLEMAGFDSKKYSGFAFGMGPDRIAMLKYGIEDIRHFYTNDVRFLNQFKAVEDRGESDVNI; via the coding sequence ATGGTGCAAATTAAAAAAGAAGCAATAAACGAGATTCAAAATGCAGAAAACGAAAAAGCATTGCAAGATGTTAAGGTGAAATATTTAGGTAAAAAAGGCTTAGTGACGGGTCTCATGAAACATATGAAAGATTTGCCAAAAGATGAAAAACCGGCGTATGGGCAACGTGTGAATGAAGTCCGTCAAGCGATTGAAGCGGCGATGACAGAACGTCAAGTGGTTTTGGCAGAAGAACAATTAAATCAACAACTGTCGGAGGAAACAATTGATGTGACATTACCTGGACGAACAGTAGCAACGGGCGCACCCCATCCATTGACACGTACTGTTGAAGAAATTGAGGATTTATTTTTAGGATTAGGTTATGAAATTGTAACTGGTTATGAAGTCGAGCAAGATTATTACAATTTTGAAGCGCTTAATTTACCAAAGTCGCACCCTGCACGTGATATGCAAGACAGTTTTTATATTACTGAAGACGTTTTGTTGCGTACCCATACCTCACCTGTTCAAGCGCGTACAATGGAACAGCGAAGTGGTCAAGGTCCTGTAAAAATCATTTGTCCTGGAAAAGTCTATCGCCGTGATTCGGATGATGCCACACATAGCCATCAATTCACACAAATTGAAGGACTGGTGGTGGATGAAAATATTAAAATGAGCGATCTAAAAGGGACACTCGAACTTTTAGCTAAATCGTTATTCGGCGTAGATCGTGAAATTCGATTACGACCGAGTTACTTTCCATTCACAGAACCTTCTGTGGAAGTCGATGTCTCTTGTTTTAAATGTAAAGGTAAAGGCTGTAACGTGTGTAAACATACGGGATGGATTGAAATATTAGGTGCGGGTATGGTCCACCCTAACGTGCTTGAAATGGCTGGTTTTGATTCGAAAAAATATTCCGGATTTGCTTTTGGAATGGGGCCGGATCGAATTGCCATGCTAAAATATGGCATTGAAGATATTCGTCATTTCTATACGAACGATGTGCGTTTTCTAAATCAATTTAAGGCTGTAGAAGATAGAGGTGAATCAGATGTTAATATCTAA
- a CDS encoding glycerophosphodiester phosphodiesterase, with protein MTPKSTWFKRAVIGASALFAGTILFKQRQRPNQSRVVPPFFDAPAPYILSHRGGMQERPESTVLAFNHSVEMGLTGFETDIRISKDGHVIVFHDADVNRTTNGSGRVSQYTLSALKSLDAGYHFKDINGTYPYRNHPDAKVITMNELLSRYPNQYVNIDIKDHPDSHEGKIAAQKLYDVIVQNQAQSRVLVTSFYRKQIKRFKSISRGTVAIGASQYDVTEGILLCYSGLQRTYRGQAQTFQMPTHFHGLPLVQSKLIRWLNASKVIPGYYGINNVDLMHHLVRLGVHTIVTDRPTIGRQFLSAYHIENDRL; from the coding sequence ATGACTCCAAAATCTACTTGGTTTAAACGCGCTGTGATAGGCGCGTCCGCGCTATTTGCTGGGACAATTTTATTCAAACAGCGCCAACGCCCAAATCAAAGTCGCGTTGTGCCACCTTTTTTTGATGCACCTGCACCCTATATATTGAGCCATAGAGGTGGCATGCAAGAACGCCCAGAATCAACTGTCCTTGCATTCAATCATTCTGTTGAAATGGGATTGACCGGGTTTGAGACCGATATTCGCATTTCTAAAGATGGGCATGTCATTGTCTTTCATGATGCCGATGTAAATCGTACGACCAATGGTTCTGGACGAGTCAGTCAGTACACACTCAGCGCTTTAAAATCTCTTGATGCGGGTTATCATTTTAAGGATATTAACGGGACATATCCTTATCGAAATCATCCTGACGCCAAAGTAATTACAATGAATGAACTGTTGTCCCGTTATCCAAATCAATATGTCAATATCGATATTAAAGATCACCCAGATAGTCATGAAGGTAAAATTGCGGCACAAAAATTATACGATGTGATTGTCCAAAATCAAGCCCAATCACGCGTGTTAGTAACCAGTTTTTATCGCAAACAAATCAAACGCTTCAAGTCTATCAGTCGAGGGACTGTCGCGATAGGCGCCAGTCAGTATGATGTGACTGAAGGCATTCTATTGTGCTATTCCGGGCTTCAACGGACGTATCGTGGGCAGGCACAAACGTTCCAAATGCCCACACATTTTCACGGTCTTCCACTTGTACAATCCAAACTGATTCGTTGGCTGAATGCTTCGAAAGTCATTCCTGGATATTATGGCATCAACAACGTCGACTTGATGCATCACCTTGTCCGTTTAGGTGTCCATACGATTGTGACAGATCGTCCTACGATAGGGCGTCAATTTTTAAGTGCTTATCACATTGAAAATGATAGGTTGTGA
- a CDS encoding YceD family protein: MKWSITQLRKYQGQPFKFNQTVTLNHLVQNLDLLDLSPIHIEGELSVKSSEVVATIHITGQYTMACARTLVPVDVPLDAATTEVFDLDGLYEDEDDEHYHLVTNGMIDLREIVEEIVMLEKPMRVVADGSDQMLTGGQGWEVIDESDLDNDPSRDDSVVNVDPRLQKLQQLYDDSNHAR; encoded by the coding sequence ATGAAGTGGTCAATAACACAATTGAGAAAATACCAAGGACAACCTTTTAAATTTAATCAAACCGTAACGTTGAATCATCTGGTTCAAAACCTAGATTTGTTAGACTTATCACCGATTCATATCGAAGGTGAGTTGAGCGTTAAATCGAGTGAAGTTGTGGCAACCATACATATCACGGGACAATATACGATGGCTTGTGCGCGTACGTTAGTTCCTGTTGATGTCCCTTTAGATGCAGCAACAACAGAAGTGTTTGATTTAGATGGTTTGTATGAAGATGAGGACGATGAACACTATCATCTTGTCACAAATGGTATGATTGATCTTCGCGAGATAGTTGAAGAGATTGTTATGCTTGAAAAACCAATGCGTGTCGTTGCAGATGGTAGCGATCAAATGCTGACGGGTGGTCAAGGCTGGGAAGTTATTGACGAAAGTGATTTGGATAACGACCCATCTCGAGATGATTCAGTAGTGAATGTCGATCCAAGGCTTCAAAAATTACAACAATTATACGATGATAGTAATCATGCACGCTAA
- the istB gene encoding IS21-like element helper ATPase IstB, with translation MYTDHQKLLENFQLLNLKMIKDYYPKYLESLSKNQKSLTEILLELTEKEVEYQAEQKFKRAIKLARFPKVKYLSDFDFTFQPSINKQEILTLKSMHFLEKNINICFLGNSGVGKTHLAISLGVEACKQNIKTRFYTFKELIELLTTSEEKGITNKTLKQLNRIELLIIDEIGYTPISKEQADLFYQLMSLRYEMKSTIITTNIPFSSWGDSFSNKIASAAIIDRLIHHSKIFKITGDSYRLKDYKSEKSLNIRHS, from the coding sequence ATGTATACAGACCATCAAAAGCTATTAGAAAATTTTCAACTGCTCAATCTAAAAATGATTAAAGACTATTATCCGAAGTATTTAGAATCACTATCCAAGAATCAAAAATCTTTAACTGAAATTTTACTTGAGTTGACAGAAAAGGAAGTAGAATATCAAGCTGAACAAAAATTTAAACGCGCTATTAAGTTAGCACGTTTCCCTAAGGTTAAATATTTAAGTGACTTTGATTTCACGTTTCAACCAAGCATTAATAAACAAGAAATACTCACATTAAAATCCATGCATTTTCTAGAGAAGAATATCAATATATGCTTCTTAGGTAATAGTGGTGTCGGTAAGACACATCTAGCAATATCGCTAGGCGTAGAAGCCTGTAAACAAAATATCAAAACTCGATTCTATACTTTTAAAGAGTTAATTGAACTCTTAACCACTTCAGAGGAGAAAGGAATCACCAATAAAACTTTAAAACAATTAAACAGAATTGAACTGCTTATCATTGATGAAATAGGCTATACCCCCATCTCAAAAGAACAGGCAGACCTCTTCTATCAATTGATGTCACTCAGGTATGAAATGAAATCCACAATCATAACGACGAATATCCCATTTTCTAGTTGGGGAGACTCATTTAGTAACAAGATAGCGTCAGCAGCCATTATTGATAGACTTATTCACCATTCAAAAATATTTAAAATTACAGGCGATTCATACCGACTTAAAGACTATAAAAGTGAAAAAAGTTTAAACATACGTCATTCTTAA
- the pheT gene encoding phenylalanine--tRNA ligase subunit beta, whose translation MLISKEWLETYVELDVSIEALAERITRTGIEVDDIHDYTKEIKNLVVGYVEAKSPHPDADKLNICQVNIGEEEPVQIVCGAPNVAAGQTVIVAKVGGRLPGGVKIKKAKLRGQVSEGMICSLQEIGIASNVVPKAFEEGIYQFSSAIQPGTDALKALYLDDQMMEFDLTPNRADALSMIGTAYETAALYGKQVQKPETKVTAQPKQAKDVLSVSIEDEAQIPYYSARVVENITIAPSPEWMQARLMKAGIRPINNVVDISNYVMLEYGQPLHMFDQNQIGSDHIVARLAKENEKMTTLDNQARTLLPSDIVITNGEQPIALGGVMGGDFSEVTTATQNVVVEGALFNPVAIRHTSRRLNLRSESSSRFEKGIATEFLDEAVDRACYLLETLAQGQVLDGRVSAGDLGDLVTDITITTEKVNRTVGFDLTESDIIQVFQQLAFDTELKNNAIHVKVPSRRRDITIEADLIEEIARIYGYDNIPSTLPVFEDVTSGALTDRQRKTRVVKRTLEGAGLSQAITYALVDRERATAFTIERFDTVDLLMPMSEAHSTLRQSLIPHLIDATQYNVARKNQNVALYELGNVFLGQTDAVLPKQIEYLSGIMTGEYVSNAWQGKQEQVDFYIVKGIVDRIADQLALHFEYETAHIDGLHPGRTAAVKLKGEIIGLIGELHPSVAKSYDLNRTYVFELNYEKIMEHAVGYINYQPIPKFPGVTRDIALVVDSEVRAANLIDTIHQHGGQILKDAQVFDVYEGEHMEKGKKSVAIRLDYLDENHTLTEAQVTKVHEVILNALEVQGATLRG comes from the coding sequence ATGTTAATATCTAAGGAATGGTTAGAAACATATGTGGAATTAGACGTGTCTATTGAAGCATTGGCAGAACGCATTACAAGAACAGGGATTGAAGTAGACGACATCCATGACTATACGAAAGAAATTAAGAATTTAGTAGTGGGATATGTTGAAGCAAAATCACCGCATCCAGATGCGGATAAACTTAATATTTGTCAAGTGAATATTGGTGAAGAGGAACCAGTTCAGATCGTCTGTGGTGCACCCAATGTTGCAGCTGGTCAAACAGTCATTGTTGCAAAAGTAGGAGGGCGACTCCCTGGTGGTGTCAAAATAAAAAAAGCGAAATTGCGTGGACAGGTGTCAGAAGGGATGATTTGTTCACTGCAAGAAATCGGAATTGCTTCAAATGTGGTGCCTAAAGCGTTTGAAGAAGGCATTTATCAATTTTCGAGCGCAATTCAGCCTGGCACGGATGCATTAAAAGCCTTGTATCTTGATGATCAAATGATGGAATTCGATTTGACTCCGAATCGTGCGGATGCATTAAGTATGATTGGGACAGCTTACGAAACTGCCGCATTATACGGGAAGCAAGTGCAAAAGCCTGAAACAAAAGTAACAGCACAGCCAAAACAGGCTAAAGACGTCTTATCTGTAAGTATTGAGGATGAGGCGCAAATACCGTATTACAGTGCAAGAGTTGTAGAAAACATAACGATTGCGCCATCACCAGAATGGATGCAAGCACGTTTGATGAAAGCAGGCATTCGTCCTATCAATAATGTGGTCGACATTTCAAATTATGTCATGTTAGAGTATGGTCAACCGTTACATATGTTCGACCAAAATCAAATCGGTTCAGACCATATTGTTGCAAGATTAGCGAAAGAAAATGAAAAAATGACGACATTAGACAATCAAGCGCGTACATTGCTTCCAAGTGATATCGTCATTACAAATGGTGAGCAACCCATTGCATTAGGTGGCGTTATGGGTGGGGATTTTTCAGAGGTCACAACAGCAACACAAAATGTTGTTGTAGAAGGCGCGCTCTTTAACCCAGTAGCAATTCGTCATACGTCTCGACGCTTGAATTTGCGTAGCGAATCATCAAGTCGTTTTGAAAAAGGGATTGCGACTGAATTTTTAGACGAAGCGGTTGACCGTGCATGTTACTTGCTTGAAACGTTAGCACAAGGTCAAGTGTTAGATGGACGTGTATCAGCAGGAGATCTAGGTGATTTAGTAACTGATATTACGATTACAACTGAAAAAGTAAATCGAACAGTTGGTTTTGATTTAACTGAATCGGATATCATTCAAGTCTTTCAACAATTAGCTTTTGATACGGAATTAAAAAATAACGCCATTCACGTGAAAGTGCCTTCACGCCGTCGAGACATTACAATTGAAGCAGATTTAATTGAAGAAATTGCACGTATTTATGGTTATGACAACATTCCATCCACTTTACCTGTTTTTGAAGATGTCACGAGCGGGGCACTTACCGATCGTCAACGTAAGACACGTGTTGTCAAACGGACGTTAGAAGGTGCAGGTCTATCACAAGCGATTACGTATGCATTAGTTGATCGCGAACGTGCCACTGCATTTACAATAGAACGTTTTGATACGGTTGACTTGTTAATGCCAATGAGTGAGGCACATTCAACATTACGTCAAAGCTTAATCCCACACCTTATTGATGCGACACAATATAATGTTGCACGTAAAAATCAAAATGTTGCATTGTATGAACTGGGGAATGTCTTTTTAGGTCAAACAGATGCAGTATTGCCAAAGCAGATTGAATATTTAAGTGGTATTATGACAGGGGAATACGTATCAAACGCTTGGCAAGGAAAACAAGAACAGGTGGATTTCTATATTGTCAAAGGGATAGTCGATCGAATCGCAGATCAACTTGCGCTACATTTTGAGTACGAAACGGCACACATTGATGGACTTCATCCGGGTCGAACTGCCGCAGTTAAATTAAAGGGTGAAATCATCGGCTTGATTGGTGAATTACATCCATCAGTGGCAAAATCATATGATTTAAATCGCACTTATGTATTTGAATTGAACTATGAAAAAATCATGGAACACGCTGTAGGTTATATTAATTATCAACCAATACCAAAATTCCCAGGTGTGACACGTGATATTGCACTTGTTGTTGATTCGGAAGTACGTGCAGCAAACTTAATTGATACCATTCATCAACATGGCGGACAGATTTTAAAAGATGCTCAGGTATTTGACGTGTATGAAGGCGAACATATGGAAAAAGGTAAAAAATCTGTTGCAATACGTTTAGACTATTTAGATGAAAATCATACATTAACAGAAGCGCAAGTTACAAAAGTACATGAGGTTATTTTAAATGCTCTAGAAGTACAAGGCGCGACATTAAGAGGATGA
- a CDS encoding nucleotidyltransferase, whose protein sequence is MKSVAMITEYNPFHNGHLYHARQSKKLAQADVAIAIMSGQFMMRGMPAMFNKFHRAQMALQGVDLVVELPLVGTLSSSDIFAQMGVKVADYLQADTLSFGSESGEVAALKKATQRIIELEQSTTFQEAIKSGKSYARIVSETLQDDLLTQPNNILAITYLKQRLYQQSTIEAITVPRRHTHHHDTTMRHHTFASGSAIRQSIVRGDHQWHAMVPTENIPLMSKPFLDQQRLFDFIKYATLQHHPSSLKQIYTMSEGFENRLYRAVTTSNDYATLMHKLKTKRYTYTHIQRILMNVLLHFQYTDADTDVHAVRILAMNDTGQRYLKHLKTVAPERQLITNLTRENAIWFNHEIKATHIYNCLTGDQKTDFNTPVQTLQTQ, encoded by the coding sequence ATGAAAAGTGTCGCAATGATAACAGAATATAATCCTTTTCATAATGGGCATCTTTATCACGCTCGCCAGAGTAAAAAGCTTGCCCAAGCTGATGTCGCGATTGCCATAATGAGTGGCCAATTTATGATGCGCGGGATGCCCGCCATGTTCAATAAATTTCACCGTGCACAGATGGCACTTCAAGGTGTGGACTTAGTTGTTGAATTACCCTTAGTCGGCACATTGTCATCTAGTGATATTTTTGCTCAAATGGGTGTGAAAGTGGCAGACTACTTACAGGCTGACACGTTAAGTTTCGGAAGTGAAAGTGGTGAAGTCGCAGCTTTAAAAAAGGCAACCCAACGTATCATTGAACTCGAACAATCTACGACATTCCAAGAAGCGATTAAATCCGGAAAAAGTTACGCACGCATTGTATCCGAAACGTTACAAGACGACCTGTTAACGCAACCGAACAACATACTTGCCATTACATATTTAAAACAGCGCCTCTATCAACAAAGCACGATAGAAGCGATAACTGTTCCGCGTCGGCACACACACCACCATGATACGACGATGCGTCATCACACTTTTGCTAGTGGTTCTGCCATTCGTCAAAGTATCGTGCGAGGAGATCATCAGTGGCATGCAATGGTGCCAACAGAAAATATTCCTTTAATGTCTAAACCCTTTTTAGATCAACAACGTCTGTTTGACTTTATAAAGTATGCAACTTTACAGCATCACCCTTCATCTTTAAAGCAAATCTATACAATGAGTGAAGGTTTTGAGAATCGTTTATATCGTGCTGTAACAACCTCGAATGATTATGCAACCTTAATGCACAAATTAAAAACAAAGCGCTACACGTACACGCATATTCAACGTATTTTAATGAACGTCTTGTTGCATTTTCAATATACAGATGCCGATACAGACGTGCATGCCGTTCGAATATTAGCAATGAATGATACTGGACAACGCTATTTAAAACATCTTAAAACAGTAGCACCAGAACGGCAATTGATAACCAATTTGACTCGTGAAAACGCCATTTGGTTCAATCACGAAATAAAGGCGACACACATTTATAATTGTCTAACCGGAGACCAGAAAACGGACTTTAATACGCCGGTACAGACGCTTCAAACCCAATAA